A single window of Gossypium hirsutum isolate 1008001.06 chromosome A10, Gossypium_hirsutum_v2.1, whole genome shotgun sequence DNA harbors:
- the LOC107925139 gene encoding probable alpha,alpha-trehalose-phosphate synthase [UDP-forming] 7, translated as MMSRSYTNLLDLASGNFPAMGQPREKKRLPRVMTVPGVISELDDDQANSVASDAPSSAIQDRIIIVANQLPVKAKRRPDNKGWSFSWDDDSLLLQLKDGLPEEMEVLYVGSLKVDVDRVEQDDVSQLLLDKFKCVPAFLPSDILTKFYHGFCKQHLWPLFHYMLPFSASHGGRFDRSLWEAYVAANKIFSQRVIEVINPEDDYVWIHDYHLMVLPTFLRRRFNRLRMGFFLHSPFPSSEIYRTLPVREEIMKALLNSDLIGFHTYDYARHFLSCCSRMLGLEYQSKRGYIGVEYYGRTIGIKIMPVGIHMGQIKSVLSLADKEWRVAELKQQFEGKTVLLGVDDMDVFKGIDLKLLAMEQMLKQHPKWQGRAVLVQIANPSSGRGKDLEDIQAEIQASCKRINETFGHTGYEPIVLIDRPVSLCERFAYYTIAECVVVTAVRDGMNLTPYEYIVGRQGVSESESSSESSGPKKSMLVVSEFIGCSPSLSGAIRVNPWNTESTAEAMNEAISMSDAEKQLRHEKHYRYVSSHDVAFWSRSFFQDLERTCKDHFRRRCWGIGLSFGFRVVALDPNFRKLSIDHIVSVYLRSKNRAILLDYDGTVMPQTSHNKTPSAEVISIINALSGDTKNAVFVVSGRGRESLGKWFSPCKKLGIAAEHGFFMRWSANDEWELCGQNSEFGWKQIAEPVMKLYTESTDGSSIETKESALVWHHRDADPGFGSSQAKEMLDHLESVLANEPVAVKSGQFIVEVKPQGVSKGMVAEKIFTTMSEKGKQADFVLCIGDDRSDEEMFEIISNAISSGILSSSTSVFACTVGQKPSKARYYLDDPAEVLNMLEALAEASDPESFTDTESEGSL; from the exons ATGATGTCAAGATCGTATACCAATCTTTTAGATCTAGCGTCTGGTAATTTCCCGGCAATGGGTCAACCTCGAGAAAAGAAGCGGTTGCCACGAGTTATGACCGTTCCCGGGGTTATTTCGGAGCTTGATGATGATCAAGCTAATAGTGTGGCCTCCGATGCACCGTCATCGGCTATTCAGGATAGAATTATTATTGTAGCTAATCAACTCCCGGTTAAAGCTAAGCGTAGACCAGATAACAAAGGGTGGAGTTTTAGTTGGGATGACGATTCATTGTTATTACAGTTAAAAGATGGTTTGCCTGAAGAAATGGAGGTTCTGTATGTTGGTTCTTTGAAGGTCGATGTTGATCGGGTAGAACAGGATGATGTTTCGCAGCTTTTGTTGGATAAATTTAAGTGTGTACCAGCATTTCTTCCGTCCGACATTTTGACAAAGTTCTATCATGGGTTCTGCAAGCAGCATTTGTGGCCGCTTTTCCATTATATGCTTCCGTTCTCAGCTAGTCATGGAGGAAGGTTCGATAGGTCTTTATGGGAGGCATATGTTGCTGCGAATAAGATTTTCTCTCAAAGGGTTATCGAGGTTATAAACCCAGAAGACGATTATGTTTGGATACATGATTATCATTTGATGGTGCTGCCAACTTTCTTGAGAAGAAGGTTCAATAGATTGAGAATGGGGTTTTTTCTACACAGTCCATTCCCTTCGTCCGAGATATATAGGACCTTACCTGTTAGGGAAGAGATCATGAAGGCACTATTGAATTCCGATCTCATTGGTTTTCATACTTATGATTATGCACGTCATTTCCTGTCTTGTTGTAGTCGAATGTTAGGGTTAGAGTATCAGTCAAAGAGGGGTTATATCGGAGTGGAGTACTATGGGAGGACGATTGGGATAAAGATCATGCCTGTCGGGATTCACATGGGGCAGATTAAGTCTGTATTGAGTCTTGCGGATAAAGAATGGAGAGTAGCAGAGCTTAAACAACAGTTTGAAGGAAAGACTGTATTGCTTGGAGTTGATGACATGGATGTCTTTAAGGGTATCGATTTGAAGCTGTTGGCAATGGAGCAGATGCTGAAACAGCACCCAAAGTGGCAGGGAAGAGCTGTTCTGGTACAGATCGCGAACCCTAGTAGTGGAAGAGGGAAAGATCTTGAGGACATACAGGCTGAAATACAGGCAAGTTGCAAGAGAATTAATGAGACTTTTGGTCATACTGGTTATGAACCGATTGTCTTAATTGACAGGCCGGTATCCCTTTGTGAAAGGTTTGCGTATTACACTATAGCCGAGTGCGTTGTAGTCACAGCTGTGAGGGATGGAATGAATCTTACTCCTTACGAGTACATTGTGGGCCGGCAGGGAGTGTCTGAATCAGAGTCTTCCTCAGAATCAAGTGGACCAAAGAAGAGCATGCTAGTTGTGTCGGAGTTCATTGGTTGTTCGCCTTCATTGAGTGGTGCAATTCGTGTAAATCCTTGGAATACCGAATCAACCGCAGAGGCAATGAATGAGGCAATCTCTATGTCTGATGCTGAGAAGCAGTTGCGCCACGAGAAGCATTATAGGTACGTTAGCTCACATGATGTGGCATTCTGGTCTCGAAGCTTCTTCCAAGATTTGGAAAGGACATGTAAAGATCATTTCAGAAGACGATGTTGGGGAATTGGTTTGAGCTTTGGCTTCCGAGTGGTAGCTCTTGATCCTAACTTCAGGAAGTTGTCTATCGATCACATTGTATCTGTGTATCTAAGGTCCAAAAACAGGGCCATACTATTGGACTACGATGGAACAGTTATGCCTCAAACATCACATAACAAGACACCAAGTGCGGAGGTTATTTCGATCATAAACGCACTCTCCGGTGATACGAAGAATGCCGTCTTTGTTGTAAGTGGAAGAGGAAGAGAAAGTTTAGGCAAGTGGTTTTCCCCATGTAAAAAACTGGGAATTGCAGCTGAACACGGTTTTTTCATGAG GTGGTCTGCTAATGATGAGTGGGAACTTTGTGGGCAGAATAGTGAGTTTGGGTGGAAACAAATAGCAGAGCCTGTTATGAAATTGTACACGGAGTCCACTGATGGCTCCTCTATTGAAACCAAGGAGAGTGCTTTGGTCTGGCACCATCGAGATGCAGACCCGGGTTTTGGATCTAGCCAAGCGAAGGAGATGTTAGACCATCTCGAGAGTGTATTAGCAAATGAACCTGTGGCTGTGAAGAGTGGCCAGTTTATCGTTGAAGTGAAACCGCAG GGAGTAAGTAAAGGTATGGTTGCCGAAAAGATCTTCACAACCATGTCTGAGAAGGGAAAGCAAGCCGATTTCGTTCTCTGCATTGGTGATGACAGATCTGATGAGGAAATGTTCGAGATCATCAGCAATGCAATTTCTAGTGGTATTCTATCCTCAAGTACATCTGTTTTTGCCTGCACTGTCGGCCAAAAACCTAGCAAAGCCAGGTATTATTTAGACGACCCTGCAGAGGTCTTAAACATGCTCGAAGCTCTTGCAGAAGCTTCAGACCCCGAATCCTTCACAGATACTGAATCAGAAGGCTCCCTTTGA
- the LOC107924978 gene encoding protein GRAVITROPIC IN THE LIGHT 1: MKPRSALNNGTHNKNKLARTFQRVINLKTASKIASTNGVGIGTYSHGDDGDDVKRKDGLKALIAMVFASVTSIKAAYAELQMAQHPYDGEAIQVADQAVVEQLKVLSELKHKFLKQDLDFSPQVTLMLAEIQEQQSMMRTYDITIKNLESDIEEKDSAIDLHHKQLEHCIAFNKSMEKKLNETGPLFMFDNIQFTTLNPSHFIQVLHCALKSVRSFVRLMMKEMELAKWDIAAATKAIEPSAMLAKQSHACFLFESFVCKTMLQGFDSHDFSCLKSLHREQYFNAFKTLKSANPKSFLVQNPKSGFAKFIRDKYLKLVHPKMECSFFGNLNQRKMVISGGFSDTAFFMAFTEMGRRFWLLHCLGLSMSDQVSVFQVMKGYRFSEVYMENISEESLFIDEIVDGADVDFRVSFTVVPGFKIGKTVIQSQVYLSPVINPNSTSLLDGNTLR; the protein is encoded by the coding sequence ATGAAACCCAGATCGGCTCTCAACAATGGCACCCATAATAAGAACAAACTAGCAAGAACATTCCAAAGGGTCATCAACTTAAAAACCGCTTCGAAAATCGCTTCAACCAATGGGGTCGGAATCGGAACTTATTCCCATGGCGACGACGGCGACGACGTTAAGCGAAAAGATGGTTTAAAAGCTCTAATAGCCATGGTTTTCGCTAGTGTTACTTCCATCAAAGCTGCTTACGCCGAGCTGCAAATGGCTCAACATCCTTACGACGGTGAAGCTATCCAAGTTGCCGACCAAGCTGTCGTAGAACAACTCAAGGTTTTGTCAGAGTTGAAACACAAGTTCTTAAAACAAGACCTTGATTTTTCACCTCAAGTTACTTTAATGCTTGCTGAGATCCAAGAACAACAAAGCATGATGCGAACTTACGATATCACAATCAAGAATCTAGAATCTGATATCGAAGAAAAAGATTCAGCCATTGATTTACACCATAAACAGCTAGAACATTGCATTGCTTTCAACAAATCCATGGAGAAGAAGCTAAACGAGACCGGGCCATTGTTTATGTTTGATAATATCCAGTTCACAACGTTGAATCCAAGTCACTTCATTCAAGTTTTACACTGTGCTTTGAAATCTGTCCGTAGTTTCGTGAGGTTGATGATGAAGGAAATGGAGTTAGCAAAATGGGATATTGCTGCAGCTACTAAAGCCATTGAACCTTCAGCCATGCTTGCTAAACAAAGCCATGCTTGCTTTCTGTTTGAATCTTTTGTGTGTAAAACAATGTTACAGGGCTTCGATTCTCATGATTTTAGTTGCTTAAAAAGTCTCCACCGTGAGCAGTATTTCAATGCATTCAAAACCCTGAAATCTGCTAACCCGAAATCGTTTTTAGTTCAAAACCCGAAATCTGGTTTTGCTAAGTTCATCAGAGACAAGTACCTTAAACTTGTTCATCCCAAAATGGAATGTTCATTTTTTGGGAACTTGAACCAACGTAAAATGGTTATCTCCGGTGGGTTTTCCGATACGGCGTTTTTCATGGCTTTTACAGAGATGGGTCGGCGATTTTGGCTCTTACATTGCTTGGGGTTGTCGATGAGTGACCAAGTTTCAGTCTTTCAGGTAATGAAAGGTTACAGATTCTCCGAGGTTTATATGGAAAACATTAGCGAAGAATCACTTTTCATCGATGAAATCGTCGACGGTGCCGATGTTGATTTTAGAGTCAGTTTCACGGTGGTTCCCGGGTTCAAGATCGGTAAAACTGTGATACAAAGCCAAGTTTACTTGTCTCCGGTGATTAATCCGAATAGTACTTCATTATTAGATGGAAACACGTTGAGATGA